TAGTTTCTATATTGTACGTTCCATAAATGAGGGCAAGACGTGGTGTTCTCTTCGAAAATTGAAAAATAGTTCTCGCGCGCCCATTTGCAATTTGTCATTCGAGAAAGCGGAGCCATTCTTGGATGTCGTTCGCCGAGACGAGATTCGCTCCATTCTTCCATTCGACGGGTAGTTCGATGGTACGGATTTCGTCTCCAATGCGGAGAGTTGCGTTTTTCCACCCTAGGCTTGCGATTTTGTCTCGAAATTTTTTCACCAAATCTCCTCGCAAGAACGCTCTGGTATCTCCAGGGGGGGTCGTCATGGAATCGAGAATTCGATTCTCGTCAAGAATTTTCTGCACTCGCCCCATTTTTTCCAGAGTGGAAAACAAACTAACTGAAGGGTCTATATCGTGATATTCCAGTTCGAGGGATTGCATCGTGTGGTGATTCCAACCATTCGACGCTGCATATTCCTGAAACATCTTTAGTTTTGCGACCCAATCGACTCTATCCGCAAGATGCATCGGGTCTGTGCTGCAATCGAGCAGTGCCAAACGCCATTCACTCAAAATCCAGTCCGTTTCTGCATCGCGACCTCGAAGGAAGCGTTCACCCGCAGCGAGATAGGATTCCAAAATGTCGAGGCCTGTCGTCCATGAATTATTTTCTAATTCCACTTGCCATTTCAGAGTTTCGTCTTTGCTCAGCATCTCTGCAGTACGAGTCGGTTGACATATTTGCCATTCCGGGCATTCCCCTATGTTCAACAATTCGAGTGCGATGCGAGTCATTCCGACTTTCATCGCAGTAGACCACGGCATTCGATTGGCATCACCGCAAATAACATGTAGGCGCAACCACTTTTTCGCATCCGCATGAGGCTCGTCACGGGTGTTGAAAATCGGGCGACGATAGAGGGTTTCTACATTGGCGAGTTCGTGAAGGAATTCCGCTCGTTGGCTAATTTGATATTTGCAAGGACGCCCCACCTCGCTTCCGACTTTTCCCGCGCCGACGAGGATCGGCCGCGTTATGAGCAACGGCAAAAGACCTTTTAGAAGTTTCTCGAAAGAAATCGAGCGAGGAACGAGATAATTTTCATGCGTTCCGTACGATGCACCGTGATAATCGGAATTATTTTTGAAGACACGCACCTTTTTCCCGATTCGTTTTTCGTATGCTTTTGCTGTTTCTCGAACGAGACGCTCTCCTGCTAAATCGTGAGCGACCAAATCTGCGATGCGCCGACATTCTGGTGTCGCGTATTCGGGATGTCCATGGTCGTTGTAAAAACGCGCTCCGTTTACGAGAACTCTATTGTTCGGCGACTCTTTTTCTGGAAAACGCGGTCTGCCCACATCCCACTGCGCGTCTAAAGGGTCGCTTTCCAAGCGTTCGACACTGAATCCACGGATGTCGTTACGTGGAGTTTCGTTCGAATAATCCCACCCTTCATATGCATGGAATGGAAACGAGGAGACGAACGCCGAGGAATCTTCCATTTGTTCGGCAGCAGTGTGTCCTTCTACAGAAAGACCGTATTCGGTTTCGATTCCAAAGAGGCTCAATGTTTTATTTTAATGCAGGAGGCTGCGTAGTTAGAAATTTCATAACGCCTGTTCCTATGGAATTATTTCCTTTTGCAGGGAAAAAGGGAACCGAAAATCATTTTGCGATGTAAGTTGCGACGAGGGATACGTCGAGTGGTTGTCCTGCTTGCGGTACAGGCCAGTTCTTTATATTTATCGAAATTTTCTGAGGGATTCCATCCTTGGAAACCCAAAAATAGCCTTCGGAAGTCATCGGGGTATCCCCCTCTTCAGAAGCCTTTGCGAAAATTTTTAAGGTGTCTTGGTCTTTGATTTTCTCTATGCCCATCACTTCGAAATCGAATTTGATTTTGTAATTTTTGGAATCTTTTTTTGCTTCGTAAGTATAAGACCATTTGTCTTTCGGGGCGATGGGTGCTTCCGGATAAATCAGAAAAAGGACAGAAGCCATTCTTCGAAAGTCTTCACCTAATTCGCTTTCTGCATTAATGAGCATTCCTCGCGAATTCAGAATGGCATTCGTTGCTGTTGCGTCTTCGCCAGCAGGTTCTCCATTCACATATAACTCCTGCCAACCCATCGTTCCTTTCAACCCTCCTCCTTCTTCCTTTGTCTTCATAGAGAGGACTGCTTTGAACTCCGCGGTCAAAGCCGAGCCTTGAATCGTGGTATCTACCGCTACCGACCAATTGTAGGTTTTTCCTACTTCGAAGGGTAATTTGATTTCCCAGCGTTCTGGTTGCACGATGGGTTCTTGTTGGCCTAAAAGAGCGAAAACTAAAAATGCGTACACGGGTTCCTCCTTATTTAGGTTTATTTACGCTTTTGATAAATTTCGTTTTCAATTCGTATTCTACCGGCTCGCCGTCCCATGTGTAGCGCCAGTTTTTGAATTTAAGGTCGGACTTTAAGACGATTCCTTCTTTATTCACCCAATGGATTCCCGAGCCTTTGAAGCCATCTTTTTTGTTTTCTTTCATAACACAAACCACTCGCAAAGCTTCTTTGCCGTCCAATTTTTCGATGTCCTTCGCTTCGTAATGGTATAGGCAATCCAATTTTTCGGAAGTGTATTCCCAAGTATCACCAGGTTTTATTGGCTTTTCGGGATAGATAAGAAATGCAGGTTGCAATCGTCTAACAGAAATATAGGGATCTTCGTCTTCGACTTCGAGGATAGCCCCCCTCGAATCCAAGTGGATGCGAAAAGCATCTTCCCAGCCTTCGGGTTCATCGTTGAAATAGAAATCTTTTTGCAGAAATTCACCACGGTAGCCTTCTGCAGATGTCGAGCGAATCAAAAGTTCCGCAGTGTATTCGATATTGAAAGTGCTCTCTTTTTGCTTATATGCGCCTCTCCAAGAGGATACATAAACAGTATTTTCACGATAAGGTGGTTTTAGGCTCCATGGTTCGTTTTGAAGAGCCCCACCATTCGTGAGTGCGAACAATGGAAAAAGCGCAAACGATATCATACATTCACCATTTTCATACTATCCATTCTACTGTTATCACATCGTATTTCATCGCAATCCTAAACGAATTAAATCTTTGAGCATCACGATTCCGACGACGCGTCCCTCTTCGAGCACAGGAATCTCACCGATTTTGCGAGGCAGATTTTCGAAATGCTCGATTGCTTCTACTGCTAAAGCATCGGCGTCAATCGTGAAAGGATTTTTCGTCATCATATCCTTTGCGCTGAGTTCGAATGCTTTTTCACCGAATTGTTGGAGATGACGGCGAACATCGCCATCCGTAATTAACCCGAGAAGGTGCAATTCATCATCGACGACGATGGCTGCACCTGCTCCTGCGCGTGTGATAGCACGAAGAACTTCCAAAAAGGGAAGGTTTTCACGAACGAGCGCGATGTCTTCTCCTTTTCGCATCGTATCACGCACTCGAAGTAATAGTCTTTTTCCTAATGTTCCGCTCGGATGGATGAGTGCATAGTCGTCTTTGGTGAATTTTCTTGCGTTCATTACAGCGAGAGCGAGAGCATCAGAAATTGCAAGCATAGCAGTGGTGCTCGTAGTGGGAGCGAGATTATGCGGACATGCTTCACGTTCGACGGAAACATCTAAAACGAGTTCACAATTTTGCGCAGCAGTACTTTCGGGCTTTCCTGTTATGAGAATCTTTTTCACTCCCATTTGACGAAGCGCAGGAATGAGGAGCAGTATCTCTTCCGTTTCACCACTGTTGCTATAAAGCAAGGCTAAGTCTTGGTTCGTAACCATTCCCAAATCGCCGTGCAAAGCGTCCGAAGCGTGCAAATAAAAACTCGGTGTACCCGTGCTGCTGAAAGTGCTGCTCGCTTTTTTGGCGATGTCTCCCGCTTTTCCCACACCTGCCGTAACGATTCGACCCTTACAAGCGAGTATCCAACATGCGGCGGTTTCGAAGCGCTCGTCTAAACGCTCGGCGAGTTTCAAAATTTCTTGCGCTTCCTGTTTTAGCGTTGCGCGGATTTCTTCGAGCATAAACCGTTTCGAGGATACCTCTCGGGGTAGATTTCATTTATGGCAATTTCTCAAGAGAGTTCTATAGAACGCCCCACAGAAGTTTTACGCGCGCAAGAGTGGTTAGAGCAACACGAAAAAGAGCTTATCGAAGACACGAGAGCCATTCTTCGCATTCCCAGTGTAGAGGGCGAGGCATCCCCGAATGCACCTTTCGGGAAAGACGTTCGCCGTGCGCTCGATTTCGTGCTTGAGTTGGGAAACAAATGGGGCATGCGTACGAGAGACGTAGAAGGGTACGCAGGGCATGCGGAATGGGGTGAAGAGAAACCGGTCGTGATGGGAATCGGGCACTTGGATGTAGTGCCGGTGGGCAGTGGTTGGAAACACGAACCCTTCGGTGCGGAAATAGACGGCGGTTACATCTATGCAAGAGGGGCTGCAGATGACAAAGGACCGACGATGGCGGCATTTTACGCTCTTAGAGCGCTGAAAGAAACGAATGCGCATGTGCCCGCTCGCTTGAGGATGGTCTTCGGATGCGATGAAGAAAGTGGCTTTTTGTGTGTAAAGCGATATTTCGAAGTAGAAGAACCGCCGACATTGGGTTTCGCCCCCGATGCGGATTGGCCTTTGATTCACGCGGAGAAGGGAATCGTAAATATCACATTGGAAATCCCAAAACCGAAAGGTTCTCTTTCGTTGATCTCTCTATCCGGTGGTAGCAGACCGAATGTAGTCCCCGATTATGCGGAAATGGAATTGGAACTTTCGCGAGAGTTGATGAAAGAGGCGTTGGAGAAGATCAGCGACTACTGGGACAAAAACGTGAGCGTGAAGGTAGAAGGTTCGCGTGTGATTGCTAAAGCGGTAGGCAAGGCTGCCCACGGGAGCATGCCCTTTTCGGGTGACAGTGCATTAACGCGATTATTGCGCTTCGCACTGGAATTAGCCCCCCCTGAACAACAAAAAGAGTATTCGAATTTGCTTTATTTGACGCATCCTTCTGGTGTCGGACTCGGCATTCACGGAAGGGACGCAGTATCGGAAGACTTGACAACGAATATCGGAATCGTAACGAACGAAGGAGATCGCTTGCGCATCGTTGCCAATGTTCGTTATCCCGTAACTTGGAGTGGAGAGCAACTCAAAGAAAAATGTGAACGGTTTTTACACGAGAACTTTCCAGAAGCGAAAATCGTGGCATTCGACGATAATCCACCTTTGTATTTTCCGCTTGAGAAAGAGCCGGTTAAAACGATTTGCGATGTGGTGCGATTAGAGACCGGCGAAGACAAGGCACCTGGAGTGATGGGTGGAGGAACTTATGCGCGCGCTGTTCCGAATACGGTGAGTGTAGGAGCGGGATGGGAAGGCGATGGACCTGCACACGAACACGACGAGCGAATCAAAATCGAGCATCTTTTGAAGATGGCAAAAATTTATTGCCATATTTTTTATGCATTGGCTCATCGTGCAGCGAAGTAGGAACATATCGTAATAACAGAAACAGAGATAAAGTTGACCATATCATTCGTCATCCATCGTGTTTTTT
This genomic stretch from Fimbriimonadales bacterium harbors:
- a CDS encoding proteasome accessory factor PafA2 family protein, with protein sequence MSLFGIETEYGLSVEGHTAAEQMEDSSAFVSSFPFHAYEGWDYSNETPRNDIRGFSVERLESDPLDAQWDVGRPRFPEKESPNNRVLVNGARFYNDHGHPEYATPECRRIADLVAHDLAGERLVRETAKAYEKRIGKKVRVFKNNSDYHGASYGTHENYLVPRSISFEKLLKGLLPLLITRPILVGAGKVGSEVGRPCKYQISQRAEFLHELANVETLYRRPIFNTRDEPHADAKKWLRLHVICGDANRMPWSTAMKVGMTRIALELLNIGECPEWQICQPTRTAEMLSKDETLKWQVELENNSWTTGLDILESYLAAGERFLRGRDAETDWILSEWRLALLDCSTDPMHLADRVDWVAKLKMFQEYAASNGWNHHTMQSLELEYHDIDPSVSLFSTLEKMGRVQKILDENRILDSMTTPPGDTRAFLRGDLVKKFRDKIASLGWKNATLRIGDEIRTIELPVEWKNGANLVSANDIQEWLRFLE
- a CDS encoding KpsF/GutQ family sugar-phosphate isomerase, producing the protein MLEEIRATLKQEAQEILKLAERLDERFETAACWILACKGRIVTAGVGKAGDIAKKASSTFSSTGTPSFYLHASDALHGDLGMVTNQDLALLYSNSGETEEILLLIPALRQMGVKKILITGKPESTAAQNCELVLDVSVEREACPHNLAPTTSTTAMLAISDALALAVMNARKFTKDDYALIHPSGTLGKRLLLRVRDTMRKGEDIALVRENLPFLEVLRAITRAGAGAAIVVDDELHLLGLITDGDVRRHLQQFGEKAFELSAKDMMTKNPFTIDADALAVEAIEHFENLPRKIGEIPVLEEGRVVGIVMLKDLIRLGLR
- a CDS encoding Sapep family Mn(2+)-dependent dipeptidase, whose amino-acid sequence is MAISQESSIERPTEVLRAQEWLEQHEKELIEDTRAILRIPSVEGEASPNAPFGKDVRRALDFVLELGNKWGMRTRDVEGYAGHAEWGEEKPVVMGIGHLDVVPVGSGWKHEPFGAEIDGGYIYARGAADDKGPTMAAFYALRALKETNAHVPARLRMVFGCDEESGFLCVKRYFEVEEPPTLGFAPDADWPLIHAEKGIVNITLEIPKPKGSLSLISLSGGSRPNVVPDYAEMELELSRELMKEALEKISDYWDKNVSVKVEGSRVIAKAVGKAAHGSMPFSGDSALTRLLRFALELAPPEQQKEYSNLLYLTHPSGVGLGIHGRDAVSEDLTTNIGIVTNEGDRLRIVANVRYPVTWSGEQLKEKCERFLHENFPEAKIVAFDDNPPLYFPLEKEPVKTICDVVRLETGEDKAPGVMGGGTYARAVPNTVSVGAGWEGDGPAHEHDERIKIEHLLKMAKIYCHIFYALAHRAAK